The proteins below are encoded in one region of Elusimicrobiota bacterium:
- the rpsL gene encoding 30S ribosomal protein S12: MPTINQLVKKGRVTLKRKSKTPAIAGAPQRRGVCTRVYTTTPKKPNSALRKVARVKLSSGFEVTAYIPGIGHNLQEHSIVLVRGGRVKDLPGVRYHIIRGTLDTTGVSGRNQGRSKYGTKKPKEGAVKAAPAAPAAPTAPAA, encoded by the coding sequence ATGCCAACAATAAATCAATTAGTTAAAAAAGGAAGAGTAACATTAAAACGGAAGAGTAAAACTCCGGCGATAGCAGGAGCTCCTCAACGCAGAGGAGTATGCACAAGGGTTTATACGACAACTCCTAAAAAACCAAATTCTGCACTAAGAAAAGTTGCAAGGGTTAAACTATCATCTGGTTTTGAGGTTACTGCTTATATTCCTGGAATCGGGCATAATCTTCAAGAGCACTCAATAGTTTTGGTAAGAGGCGGTAGGGTTAAGGATTTACCTGGTGTTAGGTATCATATAATAAGAGGAACCCTGGATACTACTGGAGTTAGTGGTAGAAATCAAGGACGTTCTAAATACGGTACTAAGAAACCAAAAGAAGGAGCAGTAAAAGCCGCACCTGCTGCACCAGCTGCACCAACAGCACCGGCAGCGTAG